From a single Poecilia reticulata strain Guanapo linkage group LG2, Guppy_female_1.0+MT, whole genome shotgun sequence genomic region:
- the slc38a11 gene encoding putative sodium-coupled neutral amino acid transporter 11, translated as MAHPQSNEEGTALIPTRKPEWSCSMISASFNFINSIIGSGVIGLPYALNQAGLPFGLLLLMFVGFITDYSIILLIKGGNLSGSDSYQSLVQNTFGFPGFLILSALQFLYPFIAMISYNITIGDTLTKVFQRIPGVGPDHILAERHFVILLSTFLFTLPLSLYRNIERLGKVSFLSMVLTLTILIIVMIRAATLGPQIVPTENAWAFAKWNAIQAVGVMSFAFICHHNSFLIYNSLEHPTLSNWSWVTHTSVGSALIICAAFAVAGYTTFTGYTQGDIFENYCRNDNLATFGRFCFGLSIITTFPLECFVTREVLSNVICSRPLSKTEHVLITLLIVAVCTALSLAYDCLGVVLELNGALSAIPLIFIIPSACYLKLCPGHWFHGEKLVSVTLIIIGLFVMITGLILTGVFPQDCSHGVEMFYCADANISGTVAPE; from the exons ATGGCTCATCCG CAAAGCAACGAAGAAGGGACAGCATTAATACCTACGCGCAAACCTGAGTGGAGCTGTTCAATGATCTCTGCTTCTTTTAATTTCATCAACTCCATTATAGGATCTGGAGTAATAG GTTTACCATACGCATTGAACCAGGCTGGRCTTCCTTTCGGCCTGCTCCTTTTGATGTTTGTTGGATTCATAACAG ACTACTCAATTATTCTACTAATTAAAGGAGGAAATCTCTCAGGATCAGACAGTTATCAGTCGCTGGTACAAAACACATTCGGTTTTCctggatttttgattttatctgCTCTACAGTTTCTGTATCCTTTCAtag CCATGATCAGCTATAACATCACAATTGGTGACACACTGACCAAAGTATTTCAGAGAATCCCAGGAG TTGGTCCAGACCACATCCTTGCAGAGCGCCACTTTGTGATCTTGTTGTCTACCTTTCTGTTCACCCTGCCGCTCTCACTTTATCGAAACATCGAGAGACTTGGGAAG GTGTCCTTCCTGTCAATGGTGCTAACACTCACCATCCTCATCATCGTCATGATCCGAGCAGCCACTCTTGGACCGCAGAT TGTTCCTACAGAGAATGCGTGGGCATTTGCAAAGTGGAATGCCATTCAGGCTGTTGGTGTGATGTCTTTTG CCTTTATATGCCACCACAACAGCTTTCTGATCTACAACTCTCTAGAGCATCCCACTTTATCCAACTGGTCTTGGGTCACCCACACCTCTGTGGGCTCTGCACTGATAATCTGCGCTGCATTCGCTGTCGCAGGCTACACAACATTCACTGGCTACACACAAG GAGACATTTTTGAGAACTACTGCAGAAATGACAACCTGGCAACATTCGGCCGGTTCTGCTTCGGCCTCAGCATAATTACCACATTTCCACTCGAGTGTTTTGTTACCCGAGAG GTGCTTTCCAACGTCATATGCAGTCGTCCTCTTTCCAAAACTGAACACGTATTGATAACTCTACTCATAGTTGCTGTCTGCACAGCATTATCCCTGGCTTATGACTGCCTGGGAGTTGTTTTAGAACTAAAT GGAGCTCTGAGTGCCATACCTCTGATCTTTATCATCCCATCTGCCTGCTACCTCAAGCTCTGCCCAGGCCACTGGTTCCATGGTGAAAAGCTGGTTTCCGTCACGCTGATAATAATTGGCTTGTTTGTCATGATCACTGGCCTGATACTGACTGGTGTCTTCCCTCAAGATTGCTCACATGGTGTTGAGATGTTCTACTGTGCTGACGCCAACATCTCTGGCACTGTGGCCCCTGAATGA